The Leptospira neocaledonica genome contains a region encoding:
- the mreD gene encoding rod shape-determining protein MreD: MILEYIVIGAGILISHFLNGTNLFEISGFKPDFMVIFVLFFALRRGTMAGIWIGFFGGLLSDSGLGGEIVGNVVTYKIGLHSLTFCIMGYIVGKFARPAYHENQISIMLYSLVVTLISRIASYFLFSLFFHENLNYSIISTSIFNGAIAPIFFWVLGKLYRLEQAEG, translated from the coding sequence TTGAACGGGACAAACCTATTCGAGATTTCCGGATTTAAACCGGACTTTATGGTGATCTTCGTCCTGTTTTTTGCTCTTAGAAGAGGAACAATGGCCGGGATCTGGATCGGATTTTTCGGCGGATTACTTTCCGATTCGGGCTTAGGTGGAGAAATTGTAGGGAATGTGGTCACATACAAAATAGGACTTCACTCTCTTACATTCTGTATCATGGGATATATTGTAGGAAAGTTCGCAAGACCCGCCTATCATGAAAATCAGATTTCCATAATGTTGTACTCTCTGGTAGTGACTTTGATCTCCAGGATTGCGTCTTACTTTTTATTCTCCTTATTCTTTCACGAAAATTTAAACTACTCCATCATCAGTACCTCTATTTTTAACGGTGCCATCGCACCTATATTCTTCTGGGTACTCGGAAAATTGTACAGATTGGAGCAGGCGGAAGGCTAA
- the mrdA gene encoding penicillin-binding protein 2, whose protein sequence is MLGGGGSSSATEFRLERSFRLRLYMFSGLVAFALIAFVIQLFNLQIVQGTDNSLKAEKFVRKSETIPAARGEMFDRNFLTPETSMALVSNYSSLDAVLNTSILKYDPVRVKNFLQEFARTLSIPMSYYEEDLLEPKFSKKIKTKKPFVLLEAISKAQQERISVFDNISKYVILVPSPRRIYKMGPALAHVTGYIGKPSKTDLLTREIKSYQWLGKDGLELQYDSRLRGTDGFRIQKRSSEGNIEEERVVEHSTPGNNLVLTIDKDIQLAAYKALKGARGTAIAMRPSTGEILAMASNPSYDPNVLSGKSRSERTAHYKRVDANGGFLNLAIQSKFPPASTYKTLVALAALESGHKVDYTPETSYQCNGSYTLKSTFAGVPDQVFYCWEKGGHGTNDLAHALQKSCSVYFYNLGYKLGSDPILTYSRLFLLDQKSKVDLPGEIAGQVPSPAWKKRIYGTRWFDGDTINLSIGQGFMSVTPLSMTLFYAGLLNRGQIYQPYIVNEIRDPLDNSIINRTDPQRLSDIPIQSSTVEAIKTGLRLVVKNGTAAFVLNKPGLPDIAGKTGTAQTRRRGSSGSNHAWFIGYAPANAPVSEQVLVAVFVEYGVGGAAGAAPVAREMFRAAFPPGSFKRTAEIPETAPVAPENIQ, encoded by the coding sequence ATGTTGGGGGGAGGAGGATCTTCTTCAGCCACAGAGTTTAGACTGGAGCGCAGTTTCAGGCTAAGACTATACATGTTCTCCGGACTTGTCGCATTCGCGTTAATCGCATTCGTGATCCAGTTATTTAATCTTCAGATCGTACAAGGAACGGATAACTCTTTAAAAGCGGAGAAGTTCGTCCGAAAAAGTGAAACAATTCCTGCTGCCAGGGGAGAAATGTTCGATCGGAACTTTCTTACTCCTGAAACTTCGATGGCACTTGTTTCCAATTATTCCAGTTTGGATGCGGTATTAAACACTTCGATTCTCAAATACGATCCGGTTAGGGTTAAGAATTTTTTACAGGAATTCGCGAGAACTCTTTCTATCCCGATGTCCTATTACGAAGAGGACTTGCTCGAGCCCAAATTTTCCAAAAAGATCAAAACCAAAAAACCTTTTGTTCTTTTAGAGGCTATTTCCAAGGCTCAACAAGAACGTATATCAGTTTTTGATAATATATCTAAGTATGTGATCTTGGTTCCTTCTCCCAGAAGGATTTATAAAATGGGTCCTGCACTTGCTCATGTGACCGGATATATAGGTAAGCCGAGTAAAACAGACCTTCTTACCCGTGAAATTAAATCCTACCAATGGCTCGGAAAAGATGGGTTGGAGCTCCAATATGACTCGCGACTCAGAGGAACGGACGGATTTCGTATCCAAAAAAGAAGTTCCGAAGGAAATATTGAAGAAGAAAGGGTAGTGGAACATTCTACTCCAGGAAATAACCTCGTACTTACTATAGACAAAGATATTCAACTTGCTGCATACAAAGCCTTAAAAGGGGCCAGAGGAACCGCAATCGCAATGCGTCCTTCCACCGGAGAGATTTTGGCTATGGCTTCCAATCCAAGTTATGATCCGAATGTTCTCTCCGGAAAAAGCAGATCGGAAAGGACTGCTCATTATAAGAGAGTGGATGCGAACGGTGGATTTTTAAATCTTGCGATCCAATCTAAATTTCCTCCGGCTTCCACGTACAAAACGTTAGTTGCACTTGCTGCTTTGGAAAGCGGTCATAAGGTGGATTATACTCCTGAAACCAGCTACCAATGTAATGGTAGTTATACTTTAAAATCCACATTCGCTGGAGTTCCCGATCAAGTATTCTATTGTTGGGAGAAGGGAGGACATGGCACGAATGACCTGGCTCATGCTCTTCAAAAATCATGTTCCGTATATTTTTATAACCTAGGATACAAACTTGGTTCCGATCCTATCTTGACCTATTCTCGTTTATTCTTATTGGATCAAAAATCCAAGGTGGATCTTCCGGGAGAGATTGCAGGCCAGGTTCCTTCTCCTGCATGGAAAAAAAGAATTTATGGAACTAGATGGTTTGATGGAGATACGATCAACCTTTCTATCGGACAGGGATTCATGTCCGTTACTCCTCTTTCTATGACATTATTTTATGCAGGGTTATTGAATAGAGGGCAGATCTATCAACCTTATATAGTTAATGAAATCAGAGATCCGTTGGATAATTCGATCATTAATCGTACGGATCCTCAGAGACTGAGTGATATTCCGATCCAATCTTCTACCGTAGAAGCGATTAAAACAGGACTTAGATTGGTAGTAAAGAATGGAACTGCCGCTTTCGTATTAAATAAACCAGGACTTCCCGATATTGCAGGAAAAACAGGAACTGCCCAAACAAGAAGAAGGGGATCTTCCGGTTCCAACCATGCTTGGTTCATTGGATACGCTCCTGCAAATGCACCTGTCAGCGAACAAGTATTAGTCGCCGTATTCGTGGAATATGGAGTGGGTGGAGCGGCGGGAGCAGCGCCTGTTGCAAGAGAAATGTTTAGAGCGGCTTTCCCTCCTGGAAGTTTTAAGAGAACTGCGGAGATACCTGAAACGGCTCCTGTAGCACCGGAGAATATACAATGA
- the rodA gene encoding rod shape-determining protein RodA: MMSDRSIDRIDYFLVGSVIIVVICSVLTLYSQEYNFDDPSIGLMGHKWFKQFLFFLGGLVIMWFVSRINYQLIGAYALFVYGFAILLLGLTLIKWIGYLPSSRGARSWIKIGPFLLQASEFAKLATVILLGQYLVLKEKEMKKLVVLVIPFGIVLLPMALILLQPDFGTAVSFLPILFTMLFLGGADYFHIGSFITFGGISLVLPMYVEYSKLTLLNDILAFLQRTGKTDLLSVVNRLGGKTWQVLDGKEVAGANLTPKTIAALREVFDQVIDLEASFVFKILSNQGLLIGVGATLIIFSIIMILLRIARGSKTLRSYYIPLGILGISLISAVVVMKTVPFRENQVIRLTAFLNPDEFKQDAGYQLRASKPAVGSGKLVGKGFLNAEMTEGKIPHVPESSTDFIFASWAEQTGFIGSVFLLFFLFSIPLRGLQISYESKDRFGSLLASGIVAMLFYHMAINIGIVLGLLPVTGIPLSFMSYGGSHLLMSMAAVGIILSIKMRKHAN; this comes from the coding sequence ATGATGTCGGATCGTTCCATAGATAGGATTGACTACTTTTTGGTAGGCTCGGTCATCATAGTTGTGATTTGCAGCGTTCTCACATTATATTCTCAAGAATATAATTTTGACGATCCGAGTATCGGACTCATGGGCCATAAATGGTTCAAACAGTTCTTATTCTTTCTCGGCGGTTTAGTGATCATGTGGTTCGTATCTCGTATCAATTATCAATTGATCGGAGCTTACGCATTATTCGTGTATGGATTCGCTATACTATTACTCGGGCTCACGCTCATTAAATGGATTGGTTATCTTCCTTCCAGTAGGGGGGCAAGATCTTGGATTAAGATCGGACCGTTCCTGTTACAAGCATCCGAGTTTGCAAAACTTGCAACTGTGATCTTACTCGGTCAGTATCTAGTATTAAAAGAAAAAGAAATGAAGAAGTTAGTCGTACTAGTGATCCCATTTGGGATCGTACTTCTTCCTATGGCTTTGATACTTTTACAGCCTGACTTCGGGACTGCAGTTTCCTTCTTACCTATTTTATTCACCATGTTGTTTTTGGGAGGAGCCGACTATTTCCATATCGGTTCCTTCATCACATTCGGAGGGATCTCTCTCGTTCTTCCTATGTATGTGGAATATTCTAAACTTACATTACTGAATGATATTCTCGCATTCTTGCAAAGGACTGGAAAAACGGACCTTCTATCCGTAGTAAACCGATTGGGCGGAAAAACCTGGCAGGTGTTGGACGGGAAAGAGGTCGCCGGGGCCAACCTGACTCCCAAAACAATCGCTGCACTACGAGAAGTTTTCGATCAAGTAATCGACTTAGAAGCGAGTTTCGTATTTAAAATACTCTCCAACCAAGGATTATTGATCGGAGTAGGTGCAACTCTTATCATATTCAGTATAATCATGATCTTACTCAGGATCGCCAGAGGAAGTAAAACATTACGTTCTTATTATATTCCTTTGGGAATCCTCGGGATCAGTTTGATTTCTGCGGTAGTCGTGATGAAAACCGTTCCTTTCCGGGAAAACCAGGTCATTCGATTGACAGCATTTTTGAATCCTGATGAGTTCAAACAAGACGCAGGATACCAACTTAGAGCATCTAAACCTGCGGTTGGATCCGGAAAATTAGTCGGAAAAGGATTTTTAAATGCGGAAATGACGGAAGGAAAAATCCCTCATGTTCCTGAATCCAGCACAGACTTTATATTTGCTTCCTGGGCGGAACAAACCGGATTTATAGGTTCGGTATTTTTGCTCTTCTTCTTATTCTCCATTCCGCTTAGAGGACTGCAGATCAGTTATGAAAGTAAGGATAGATTCGGATCATTGCTTGCATCCGGGATTGTTGCGATGTTATTCTATCATATGGCAATTAATATAGGGATCGTTCTTGGATTATTGCCGGTGACAGGGATTCCTCTATCCTTCATGAGTTATGGCGGTTCTCACTTGCTTATGTCCATGGCAGCGGTCGGGATCATTCTATCTATCAAGATGAGAAAACACGCAAACTGA